DNA sequence from the Glycine soja cultivar W05 chromosome 18, ASM419377v2, whole genome shotgun sequence genome:
CCCCAGACCGGAGGACCCTTTACGTTGGCAGCGGGACAAGGATCATCCTCGAAGGCCCTGACAATATCACCCTAGAGCAAGCCCTTAAGCTTAACTTCAGGGCCTCAAACAACTAGGCAGAGTACGAGGCACTGATTATAGGTCTGAAGTTAGCAAGAAAAGTCAGAGCCAAGAGGCTACGGTGCTACACGAACTCCCAGCTTGTCCAAGGATAGGTTGCCAACATATACTAGACCAAGGAAACAATGTTTCTCAAGTACTATCACATTGCAAGAACTCTTATTGACAATTTTGAATGTTTCAAAATGTAGTACATTCCCAGGGAGAGCAACACCAGAGCAGACCtgttgatgcaagctccattggagcttgtaggcctaggatcttcttcatcaatggattcctttgcttcttggaagatgaatggcagcgaaatggagaaagaaagagagagaggagacgccacttcaaggagaagatgagtatagaagaagctcaccaccataggaggctatggataagagcttgtAGGAAGAAatagatgaatgaagggagagggagagaaaagcacgaaattttgtgctctaaatgagctttgagatctgaagtttaatattcaaatgatcaaagttgaaaaaaatacacacacatgacctctatttatagcctaagtgtcacacaaaattggagggaaattcaaatttcacttgaatttgaaattgaatttgtggagccaaactttggagccaaaatttcactaattatgattagtgaattttagttatggttcagcccactaatcaaagatcaattccaagattctccactaagtgtgcttaggtgtcatgaggcatgaaaagcatgaaagacatgcacaaagtgtgactatatgatgtggcaatggggtgtagtaagcaaatgctcacctccccctctaaaatttaattggattgggcttctacaaattcaattaaatttatttccaaccacacacatcaaatatccacttagtgcatgtgaaattacaaaactacccctaatacaaaaactagtctaggtgccctaaaatacaagggctgaaaaatcctatatttctagggtaccctacctacattatggagccctaaatacaaggcccaaaaataatgaaaccttaatctaatatttacaaagataagtgagctcGTACTTAGCCAATGAGCCCGAaaactaccctaaggctcataagaaccctagggccttctcttgcatctctggcccaatctacttgaagttttctatccaatgcccttgcgggataggattgcatcacctgtTCTCTAAGCTGGCCAATACCAAGAAGGTCGGGCACCTCAAGACTATCATCCAAGAGATGCTCCAAACTCCCACCATAGTCACTGAGGAAATTATGGATGACCCCCTACAAGAACTTCCTAATTCAGGGGGGGAGGTACTACCACCAAACAAGGATAAAGCCCGACACCTCAAACAGAAGGCCAGCTACTATGTCATCCTTGATGGTGAGCTATTTAAAAGAGGGTTGACAACACCCTGGCTAAAATGCCTAAACAATTATTAGGCAGACTACGTTATGAGAGAACTTCATGAAGGGATTTGCAGTCTCCACACCAGAGGACGCTCCCTAACCACCAAAGTGGTACGAGCCGGTTACTATTGGCCAACACATAGGATAGATGCCCTCAACTTTACCAGGAGGTGTAGACAATGCCAAGAGTTTTTAGATATGCCATGCACTCCTCCTGACAATCTTCACAGTCTGagttccccttggcctttcgcCATGTGGGGATTGGGCATACTGGGAGTATTACCAAAGGCCTCAAGAGCAGTCAAATACTTACTAGTCGTCATCGGCTACTTTACCAAGTGGATAGAAGCAAGACAATTGTAGAAAATTACGGCCAACGAGGTGGAGAAATTCTCCTGGAAACACTTCATCTGCAGGTATGACCTCCCATACGCCATTGTCATTGATAATGACACTCAATTCAAAGCTTAGACTTACGAAGACTTCCTGACAAGGCTAGGCATCAAGCACCTAGTCACCTCTGTCAAACATCCTCAGACCAACAGTCAGGTAGAGATAGCTAGCAGAGTCATCCTCAGGACCTTGCATTCTAGACTCGACAAGTCTAAGGgtctatgaaaaaaaaagatctcTACAACATACTCTGAGTGTATCATTGTCCACCCTAGACAACATTCAATAAAACTCCTTACCGACTCGCATATGGCACAAACGCCATGATCCTCGTTGATGTCGGGGAACCATCGACAAGGAGATTGTTGTTCCAGCAAaagcaaaatgaagaaaatatgagAGTGAAACTTGAAATCATGTTACGAACCAACTAATTTGCATCACCCCTCCacacatattttaaaatccttccactataattttttttccatcaacTCTCCCACCCAACCCTTGTCATCCTTGTTATTTTGACTCCAACACTGACACCCAAAGGCTCTCCTTCTCATGAAACATATTCAATTTCCACTTTACAATTAGTGcatcattgaataaaaataaatctttaacCCGCAACCTTCCTTGCTTTCTCCTTTTACAAATTGTTTTCAAActattgaaaatcatgtgaagcTACATTTTAAAATCATTAGAGAATgcattttttgcattttaataaaaattattatttctttttactttcttagTTGATGTCCTTAAAACATTGGTtaacatttatcatttgtaaaaTATCACGAATTTTgtccaaacataaaaaaattacctcAATGAAAAAATAgtcacaaattttttaattatgagaaTTTTCTTTGTCTAGATAAAATTTGTGatgtttttataaattgagGGATGAAATCCATAAAATTATTGAGAGAAaattttgcaaaattaattttttaagtaaaaatgtaattaaattatttttttggaaaggaagatttttttattattactttttaaaatatgtgttaAAAAACATTCTGTTTGATTATAATAGAAATTCTCAAACACTCTTGTTTGATTATGTACATACgagacaaaatcaaaataaatattttcaaacacgTCAAAAAACTAGTTTGATGATTGCTAgacattaatatattatttttagaataaaaacttCATTTAATTCATGAAAATTGCATTtactcaattaaatatttaataaaaatattaaataatccctaaaatttataaatgtaaatattttaactttttactttattgtttgtcaattttatataaaatcattattagtcaaaatgtcataataaaataagttaaaaataactttgtcatctcaaaataagttttttacaaTTCtagaatttattcaaataaaataagtacCGCAAAAACTTATTTTGTTCAAGgagatgtgttttttttattattattcaaacaAGTAGAGTATCTTTTTCGGTCCTTTTTATAATGCAAATAATTAGTTTATAGGGATtcaataaataagttattttaattgataCTATTAAATTTGTCTCAAATTTATGCacgcatattttttttttaaaattacttctcGCATTAATGAGAcatacattttttatgtttttacttaCTTTAATTCCTTTAGTTTCTcccattattaatatatttaaggatagataatttatttttgtctctGAATGTGTAGAACGTTGACAAATTCATCTCCAAtagatgaaaattcaaattttagttctcaaaagtgaaaaaagtgcgacaaattcaTCTAAATGTTAACctttttttgttattggtgatggaaaaaaaacattgtaaCAATGTatcaatcattttattttttgtaaggaTTAACTTAATGATTGTGCATTTTTGTTTGAGTCTCATATTTTGGATAAGGTACTCTTACATTAGACATTTCAAAGTAACAGACagattatgtttattaatcaatgttatgtttattttaatttattcttatttccCTTTAAGTACTTATTCTAATGTTATATTTGTAACGATAAAAAGGAAGGGgagaaaagataaatattaaattatattttattttaagataatcatttttgtgatatttttatttttctgtgtgTCAGATAAGCTTTTTCATGAATGGTAATATACAAAAGTTAATGGATGAATAAATTTATCgtactttttttactttttaaaactaaaatttgaattttcttttagaGATAAATGTGTCAACGTAGTTTTATGTatttagagataaaaaataattatttatcctatATTTAATGCTTCGATTTCTTAATCTcttttatcattaataaatttttaatcaattagtaGTTATGTATGTTATAAATGCACGTTAACAGAATAGACAGGGACAAGTTGGGACCCTAGTTAGATGCACAATGTGTCGCATTTATACtcattataacttttttttctctcataaaattgaattattttataattttgaatattaaattatgattttttatacatatattataCGTATTACTTCATCGTTTCGGaaacaaatgttttaaagaaaataaaatttatttcaaaatttatgttgttttacaaaatgatatattaattagagaaataagAGCATATTAGAaagttatctattttttttttaaatttaacaaattaattatattcctGGATACTTGTGAAACAATCTTAAACAATtattaagaaagtaaaaaatttataaaaaataagatattcaacagttatttatatttacagtCATAATAAATACTCACTCGGttactaattatataatttttttcagaaatttatttgtccatttatataagaattttttttaatttttagatgtattaattattttttttatatactcttacttaattattctttctctaagtattaatgaaaaacaattaaatggataaagagataagaaaatgataattttaaaataataatacaattaattgatagatttaatgggattaattaaattaattacttttttaaggagcgtaaattaattgaaagattCTTATAATTAAGGACGAAGggagtattatttttttccatatcttttgatgttttttttttaaaagaatttatgttttaagattttaaagtttaattagtGGATTTTTTCAAAGATAAATAATAACTAGTATCTTTAGGATATTGGTTAAAGGACtaaatgaagaatatttttttattaaaatgcgtaaaattatattattcatattttttttactcttttataatttttataataaatattttcttcctctaatttttttaactattaccTTAAGAACACTAGTTAACCAGACTCATTAtcaaataaactaataatacaAGTATCAAATATCaacatattaaataagaatattttaatctaaatataataatttttaattttattaaatattttttaatccatatacaataatttaaaatatcaaaatatatgtGAATGAGATAGTACTTAATAAGACCAAATCAGGAAGCTTTTAAGCTTACCCACCAATTAAAggcttcaaatatatatatatatatatatatatatatatatatatatatatatatatatatatattgcttaaattttatttattattaatttaaattatatgtgatgaatcattatatttaattgaaaattttcctaTATTAACTGTAAATTACACTAACACTTACTAGATTTCATacaattatacaattttttctaCTACGCTAACTCATTTAATTACTTGAACAAAATTAAAGTGACAACCCTTCGAATAGCTCCATGTCCAACGGAGTTTTCtcaaatattgatattttataaaactatgaATTAAAGTGACTTACACTTACgatctcaaaaaaataaaaataaaggccTACTAGTTTCACTATTGATAgtctcaatttatttttaaaattaaatatattttttaccaaATCTtactatttatcatttttaaatattgataaaataataaatgaaattttatttaataatatggtATTTTAAcaagtaacaaaataaaatttatttatattatttaaataaaattaattttgaatttaattttatcaaaaaactcataataaatattatgcaaaaggaaaaaaaaaagacaaatgaaTGAGAAAGAGACAGACCCTCCATTCACGCCTTCTATTTTGGCTGTGGTgacgttttctttcttttattttgaaagaaagCTGAGGTGACTtaatagagattttttttttcttgttgcaTTTAAgagactatttttttaagttacatTTAAGAGACTATTAAAACTTGTATTTGAATATAACTTTGAAACGCCGGTCAATTCttcaaaaaacaatttaatttagtaattattatcaacatttttttttcttgttgcaTTTAAGAGACTATTAaaacttgtttttaaaatataactttgatggtcaattcttaaaaaaacaatatattaatttaattaatattcaacATATCTAATCCAAATCAAACAGAAGTGCAGTCTCAATAAATTGCTCTGTAGTGAGGGTCCTTTGGTTCAGTTTCATCAaccataatttatctatttCGAGTTCCATCTTCTTTCAAGCCAGCCCCCACTtccataaaaacacaaaaaggccCCCAGAGCAAAAGTTTAGAGGAACATGGCATGTCCAGCAATGGCAAATGGGAACGACTCATTGAACTTGAAGCCAAGTGAGACCAAGGGAAAGACCATCACTTGCAAAGGTTAGTACAAACCCGTAACTTAAATTTCACAACATAGCATAATCATCATATCTCACATTAATTACTTAGCTTGATGCAAAGAAAATACTACGAACACAAAACAAACCCCCTTAATCTCTCATCTTAGGTTGGTCTCAATTTTTCatcatcatatattcatatcCAATATCCATGCATCTAATTTCATATGGGTGTGTTAATATTCATTAGCCGCGGTGGCATATGGTCCTGGAGAGCCCTTTGTGGTGGAAAATATTCTTGTTCATCCTCCTCAGAAAATGGAGGTTCGAATCAAGATCCTCTACACTTCAATTTGTCACACCGATCTTAGCGCGTGGCGAGGCGTGGTATAAATTAatctatataattaattagtatttatatataaccTATGATCGTTTATTCCAATTAAAACCATATTATAAGTTGTTTGTCTCatagtattttgttttttgctttgttttcttttcttctcttgttGTGATTGTGATCAACCAAAGAGCGAGGCTCAGCGTGCTTATCCTCGGATTTTGGGCCATGAAGCATCTGGGTAAGACTTTATGGAAACCATTCAAGGATTTTTTtgaattgtcatttgttttgttatgatattaattttattagcaACAAGAGATGGAAtccatgactttttttttccttttattcttcTTTGACCATTCAATCCACCGTATATTTCCAATCACTTCCATTTTAACCACTCAAGTCTCCTGTTGCTAGTAGCTTGTTTTATTTTGCATTTCAGATGtaattttccacatttttaatgctattttttacattttggatGTAATTTTTAGAagctaatatataattataactttCACATCAGAAACTTGATTCTTTATTGTTCAATGTGTTTACAAACATGCTATAAGCCGAGTCAAGTGGATTATTGATGTTAAATTATATGTAAAACATTTCAGATGTGATTTTCAGAAGTTAATAATTATAACTTTCACACATCGATCCAAACTGTGATTTCTTTATTCTTAACATGCTTTCGAGCATATTATATAGGCCGACTCAAGTGGGGTTGTTGACGCCAATTTATATGCTCAACATGATTGTAACTGATTGACATGAATTGgggtttgttttcaatttaaatttgatggatTTGTAGGATTGTGGAGAGTGTGGGGGAAGGAGTGAGTGAAGTGAAGGAAGGGGACATAGTGGTGCCAATATTCAATGGGGAGTGTGGAGAGTGTACCTTGTGCAAGTGTGAGAAGACCAACAAGTGTGAGATATATGGGGTGAatcccatgaagaaggtgatggAAGGAGATGGCACAAGCAGATTCTCCACAGTTCATGGGAAACCCATTTTCCATTTCTTGAACACTTCGACTTTCTCGGAGTACACGGTGGTGGATTCGGCCTGTGTGGTGAAGTTTGTGAGCACTGACCACAGTCTCAGCATCAAGAACCTCACCTTGCTCAGTTGTGGTGTCTCCACAGGTTAGTCAAAGTTGCACACATACTTTGAACCTTTTAACTAACCGGATCATGTTACACATATTTTGCTAAATACACAATACAAATAAGAGTATAATACCTTAGtgtaaaacaattatattgttgtttaattaaagaaatggaaagaaaaaagtaaaaatgataattttgggaaaaaaaatcaatttttccttgtttttcttaactgaaattaaaaaaaaatatcttcattATTACTTATTTTCTACCATGCCAAGCAGACATACACTCCAAAATGAGATAAACACTaaacattttctaataaaataacaagtgtttttgttttggcaaaaaatgtgaaacaagtgtttttttttttctttcaaaagtagtagttaagaaaataaaatagcaatttttattaaaaattaaatatttataatattagaaaaaaattcattgcataattttttaagtaattaataatattcaatAAAGTAATCTTATATTTTCAAATCAACATTTTTAAACACTTATTAGGAAACccatttattgttgttgtttttgtatttttccttttcttatggGTGAATACAGCAAAATAATTTTGCTTTAAGATTACATGCatggaaaatatattttggaACAGTATCTTCGAAATATAAGTacagaaaaaacaaatgaaaattaagATAGTACTACGTATTGAAATAGTAAAATGTAACCATGAACACACATAGATCGTGTTTCATGATTTCACGGCCTACCACTTCTTCTGTATCTGTCATCTTCCATTGCGTGCAGCGGGGTTTTGTATGATTGTTTGTTTGTGTAttacttttcaaattttcaacatTTGCACGTTTCATGCTGTGTTTTGTGATCACTGCTCTCCTCATGTGATCACTGACTACTGAATTTCCTTCTGGGAATGATGCATTGTAATAGGTATTTTAAGATTTGGTCGCAATCTGATCACTTAGTACAAGTTAGagaatattttacaaattttcaaAGTAAAAGACTAAAGAAATTTACTTGACCAAGTCCTTGTGGAATTTCAGttgaagaaatttgatttcCAACTCGATCGGGCAATAATAGttgacttgaaattttggaatttataaaaaatgaaaatatgcatCCTTCTTTGTTGCGTCTCTGATTCTGAGCTTTTGACATTTGACAagtcattttctgaaaatttaaTTTCCACAACTATCTATAAACTGCCGGTGCCCAGTTGTGCATAGTTGCTGAGGTAAGAGGGGACAAAGACAAATAATCACtgagaaaattattattattattattattattattattattattatgggtGAAGATATAAGGAATAAGGgttgttaaatttatttcatttaattttttataaatattaaattggatcaatttaactattaaaacaaaaaacattaacattaaatggataattatttaaatttcatatatttaaaaatggcattttatttattttttttatatagagagaagaaaaatgattatattttgaCACCCTGTAAATCTTTTACACAGTCTTTTGATCAAAATCTACTTGGCTTCAAGAATCatattattaactttaaaaataattatcttatttaaatgagaaattataattagatatgataatgtaaaattattttatattattattatagacattaaacacttatatatatatatatattaattgtttaaactaaaagttatttaataatCACTTAGaagaatcatattttttttcttttaaacttaatatttcataattaaattcaataaacaaaatttacTTATTCTCTCAAATAAACACTTCTTTCATTCGATAtgcttttttttgtaatttttttttaccaacatgCATTTTACATCTATATACTGTATAGTTTTTAACAAACTCAATAAAGTAATGAATACTTTAATGATTGTCTGCTTTGTCCTAATCTTGcatttattatgataaaatacTTTAATCTTTTTATATCACGTGGATGGCTGGCCATAATTGAATTGTGGTAACGTGTCGGCTATGCTACATACTAGAAATGATGTGTGATTGTGAATTGAAATTCCAATTAAATGTGAGTTTTTGTTGTTATCGAATTTAATGCGTAGGGGTTGGAGCTGCTTGGAATACAGCTAATGTGCATTCGGGTTCAACTGTAGCTGTTTTCGGCTTAGGAGCTGTTGGGCTCGCTGTgagttttctcttcttttcctttttccccCTCTTTTATCATTGGATGTTAATGTTAATGttactttatatatattctctacattgtactaaaaaaaatattctctgcatttctcctttttaaattaagtaataattaCGGCGCTAAACCACAAAATAGGTGGCCATGtacagagaaagaaaaaatgactAAAGTTAGGcgtcattttctcttttctgtTTGATCCATTCCATGTGTGGATTATAATTATCACTTTATCAGTAACAACCTATATGGCATCATATTCAAATAGAGACGTTTACAATAACACCTACTTTATGTGTTTCACATTGTGTACTTATCTTCCACAGTTCCACAGAGCTTACGTGCCTCAGTTGTCTAATTATTGacaaataatttgtttaaagCAATGTCTAaacaaaatgtaaataaaaaccttgtaaaatatgttatcataaaaaaatgtgtaatcTTTTAATGTTGCTTGTCATATTCTCTTCTGATCCTATTTAGTTTAAGCCTAATAATAAacgaagcaaaagaaaaaaaaaaaaaaaaaactacggaAGGCACTCATTTTAAATTGGACGTGATCCAGGTTGCTGAAGGGGCACGAGCTAGAGGTGCATCCAAAATAATAGGTGTAGACATCAACCCTGACaaattcatcaaaggtaactaACTTCTTTCAATtgttactgatttttttttttatcttggtcccgttttttttattgattttgaaaatatgaattttatttataaataaacctTTAATGACAATATAATGCATTCTTTGTGCTCTGTTCAAGCTATGGGAGTGACAAACTTCATAAACCCCAAGGATGAAGAGAAGCCAGTATACGAGGTTGGCATTTTGTTTCCTCtcattttacaaaagaaaatatcatcCATTTATACATGTATTTTGACAACTGACatttctaacaaaactaacaaattaacatttatcaataaaaaaaatacattttgacCAACAAATTTATTAGCAGAGAATTAGAGAAATGACTGATGGAGGTGTACACTACAGTTTTGAATGTACTGGAAACGTGGACGTTCTTAGGGATGCCTTCTTGTCTGCTCATGAGGTACATTGCTATATTCAAGCTAGTTTTTTAACCCCTTATTTATGGTTTCATTgtaatagttaatattttaacTAATGTTTTATAAACTCATTCCTCATTCGAAAACAAGGATCAATTTCAAACTCATCACAAAAGATTTTACTAGCTAAAAACCATTACCTTACACGTTCAAATTTGGTGTCAATTTTTGTGACACAGGGTTGGGGATTGACTGTAGTATTGGGAATTCATGCATCACCAACTTTGCTTCCCATCCACCCAATGGAGCTCTTCGATGGTCGCAACATTGTAGGATCTGTATTTGGAGGTTTCAAAGGGAGAAGTCACTTGCCTCATTTTGCGAAACAATGTGGACAAGGAGTAATGATCATCACTActtgaatttcttttataaaattatgcaATGAGTTTTCATGAGCAAATAATgttatattcttttattatattattcaatttaaCAGAACTCATGCATGgactaatatttatttgttatggtGCTAACTAACCATTTAGGTGGTGAAGCTGGATAATTTCATCACTCACGAGCTACCTTTAGAGGAGATAGACAAAGCCTTTGATCTTTTGATCACTGGGAAGTCACTGAGATGTCTTCTGCACTTCTAAGAAAAGATGCCCTTTAGATTGGATGTGATAATTATGATCTGAATTGTTCAATGGGAGCATATCAAAATATGAATGTGAAATAGTCTTGGAAAGGTGTTAGGGGTGCTTTTGAACAGTGTACtgaaagaaaataagatgaaGTGTACTCAGCTTTGTTCACCTAACATCACTTGATAATAGCGTGCTGTAGCTGTTCAgctacttttttctttatttctttgcaGCCCATAAAAATCACTATTCTGTAATTGGTAGAGTATAAAATAAGAACCAATCTAATATCAACATATATGCCAGATATGAAAGGTGAAGTGAAGAGTTTGTAGATAACATTTTTTCATATTCTTTCGCCAAGTAAAACATCCCCCAAAAATTACAGCTCATAatgaattcatcaaaagaatacAGCAATACATCGCACAAAGCAAAAATATATATCCAACAAAATTTTCAGCCAATGGATGCAGAAGCATTGAGAGATGGATAATCATTTTCACTGCCCGCAGATATAGGCTAAAGTAATACCCACAAATAATGAGAAGTTATAAAGTGACTAGCATTGATTCCACAAAAATTCAAGGAAAAAACTGGCTAAAACAATATGAATTCGAAGTTCAGTATCATTGATTATTAGTGTTCTTGTGTTTGTTGCGATTTTCCTCCGTAATTGTTTGAAATTCTTTCTCGCTAGCAGTAATTAGGCGCTTAACAATGCCATATGTGGTAAGCTTGATGCTGCAGAGAGAGAAATGGAAGATATTAAAAACTAATGACAAGAAAGCACAAAATTTTAGgtgttaaaaaggaaaatctgGATAAGTTGGAAGTATATGAGCATTGCTGAAAGGTAACAGGGTCAATATATCATAATCTTAGTTCTATAGACAACAGCAACCTGCTGTTAGGCAGGGATTTTAGAGCATTGGGAACAAATCCCCGATACAAACCAGCAACCCCATCTCGTGCCACAATACCTGCAtcaacaaaagtataaatttggTCATTATGCGATCTACAgaagcataaaaaaatttccattgtttaaataaattccATCGAAAGGCTAGCTGATTTTAGTTAGAAGGGAATTAGTAGGACAAAAATTAATTCGTACTTGTCTTCACTGAATGAAGGTACCAAATAACtgttagtaaatatttgttttataatttaaaatttataaaaatatattactcatattaattttgtttttataaaataaattatttgtttcagaataaaattagatttcttatcttttctaagattttgctttaatgggtcaatgtaatttattatgtatttgttattaaatttgttTGGATACCTGTgggtaaaaatatattactcatattaattttg
Encoded proteins:
- the LOC114396580 gene encoding alcohol dehydrogenase-like 4 yields the protein MACPAMANGNDSLNLKPSETKGKTITCKAAVAYGPGEPFVVENILVHPPQKMEVRIKILYTSICHTDLSAWRGVSEAQRAYPRILGHEASGIVESVGEGVSEVKEGDIVVPIFNGECGECTLCKCEKTNKCEIYGVNPMKKVMEGDGTSRFSTVHGKPIFHFLNTSTFSEYTVVDSACVVKFVSTDHSLSIKNLTLLSCGVSTGVGAAWNTANVHSGSTVAVFGLGAVGLAVAEGARARGASKIIGVDINPDKFIKAMGVTNFINPKDEEKPVYERIREMTDGGVHYSFECTGNVDVLRDAFLSAHEGWGLTVVLGIHASPTLLPIHPMELFDGRNIVGSVFGGFKGRSHLPHFAKQCGQGVVKLDNFITHELPLEEIDKAFDLLITGKSLRCLLHF